GCGCGGGTCGAGCCGGGGCGTTCCCTCGCCGGCGGCGTCCGAGAGGCCGGCGCCGAGCGGTTCGTCGGTGACCAACAGCCGGGCGCCGCTGTCCTTCCACACGTACGCCGCCCGCTCGTCGGGCATCGCCGCGTCGAGCGGCACCAGCACGGCGCCGGCCCGCCACAACCCGACGATCAGCGGGATCAGTTCGGCGCCGCGCCGGACCCGCAGGGCGACCCGGTCGCCCGGCCGTACCCCGCACCGGCCGGCGAGCACGGCTGCCACCCGGTCGGCGGCGCCGGCCACGTCGGCCCGGGTGAGGGTCCCGTCGACGGAGCCCACGGCGGGGGCGTCCCCGTCGCGCAGGGCGAGGGCGCGCAGCGCCTCGGGGACGGCGCCCCAGGCCGGCGCCGACGGGTCGCTCGTGTTGAAGTCCCGCACGATCCTGCGGGTCTCCTCCGCAGTCGTGACCGGCAGTTCGGCGATCGGCCGGCCCGGGTCGTCCGCGGCGGCGGCCAGCAGACACGACAGCGCGTCGGCGAACCCGGCGACGGTCTCCGGGGCGAGCAGCGCGGTGCGGTACTCCAGCGAGGCGTCCAGGTCGCCGGACGGCCGGGGCCGCAGGAACAGCGACAGGTCGTACTTGGCGGTGCCGCTGTGCGACGGCGCCGGCGCGGTCTCGACACCCGGCAGCCGCAGGGTCGTGGTGGGGCCGCTGTGGAAGGCGTACATCAGCTGGAACAGGGGCGTACGACCGGCGCCGGCCCCGGGGCCGAGATCCTCGACCACCAGGTCGAAGGGGGTGTCCCGGTGCCGGAGGTCCGCCTTGAGGGCCTGCCGGGTGCGGTGCAGCGCCTCCCGGAAGGTGGGCGTGCCGCTCAGGTCCACCCGGTGCGCCATCACGTTGAGCAGCGGGCCGATCATGCCGCCGAGCGCGGGACGGTTGCGGGTGGCCACGGGCATGCCGACGACGAGGTCGTCCTGTCCCGCGTACCGCTGGACGACGACGCAGTACGCCGTGAGGACGACGGCCGAGACACTGGTCAGCTCGGCGCGGCCGAGCGCCGAGAGTCGTGCGACCAGCTCGGCGGGGAGGGTGAACCCGTGCAGCGCTCCCGCCACCCGCGCCGTGCCCGGCTCCTCGTCGGCGGCGCCGACGCGCCGCCCGTCCGACGGCAGTCGCACCGGCTCCGGATCGCCCCCGAGCCGGTCACGCCAGTGGTCCAGGCCGCGACCCGCGTCCGGGTCCGTGCGCTGCCAGGCCGCGTAGTCGCCGAAGTCCACGGTGGGCCGGGGGAGTTCCTCCGCGGGGGCATCCGGGCCGCCCGTCTCCACCACGTACCGGTCCGCCAGTTCCTCCAGGAAGACCCCGAACGCCCAGGCGTCCACCACGATGTGGTGGGCGGTGAACAACAACAGGTGCTCCCGCTCGCCCAACCGGAAGAGGTGGGTGCGCATCAACGGCGGTCGCCCCGACAGGTCGAACGGAACGGCGGCCGCGCCGGCGACGAGCTCGTCGAGAAGCCGCTCACGGTCGTCCCGGGGGTGCCCGCTCAGATCGACACGCTCCACGGTCGGACGCGTGAGGTCCTCGAACCGCTGTACCGCCGCGCCGTCCTCGTCGGCGACGACGGCGCAGCGCATCACCTCGTGACGGGCGGCGAGTTCGGCCAGGGCGCGCTCCAGCGCGTCGGCGTCCACCGGCCCGGTCAGCCGGAACGCCGCCGTCTCGTTGTGCAGCGCGGTGCCCGGCAGTACCTGCTCGGCCCGCCAGATGGCCCGCTGGGCGTACGAGAGCGGAGCCGTACGGCGATCCGGGCGCGCGGGCAGGGGGGCGGCGGGGCTCATCGGGTGCTCCTTGCCGCGCCGGGGTGTCCGTCGCGGCCGTCGGTGATCACGGCGGCGAGTCCGGAGACGGTGGGCCGCTTCACGAAGGCGCCGACGGGGACGTCCACGGCGAAGCGGGTGCGCAGCCGGTCCAGCAGCCGGGCGATGGCCAGCGAGTCGCCGCCGAGCAGCGTGAAGTCGTCGTCGCGGCCGATCCCGGGCAGGTGCAGCAGCTCGCTCCAGATGGCCGCGATCTCGCTCTCCAGGCCGTCCAGGGGAGCCTGTCCGGAGTCGCCCGCGTAGGCGGCGGAAGGCAGCGGGAGGGCCCGGCGGTCGGTCTTGCCGTTGAGGGTGCGGGGCACCGAGGCGAGCCGTACGTACACCGAGGGCCGGCTCCCGGGGGCCAGACCGGCGGCGGTGTGGGCCCGCAGGTCCTCGTCCGTCACCCCGTCGGCGACGACGTACGCGCAGAGCACGGCCTCGGCGCCCGGCTCCTCCACGGCGGCCGCGCAGGCGTCCCGCACCCCGGGGTGGCGACGGAGCACGTCCTCGACCTCGCCGAGCTCGATCCGCACGCCGTTGACCTTCACCTGCTGGTCCCGCCGGCCGAGCACCTCCAGGACGCCGTCCTCGCGCAGTCTGCCCAGGTCCCCGGTACGGAAGCGGTCGCCCTCGCGGAACCCGCCCGCGGAACCGTCGAGGTATCCGCCGAGCGGGAACGGGGTCCGCAGTTCCACCTCGCCGATCGCGCCCGTGACGGGCTTCCCGGCGAGCAGTACGCGGATCTCCACGCCCGGCATGGGGCGGCCCACCGGCACGGTCTCGGCGACGGCGTCCTCGGCGGTCAGCCGGTGGAACACCTTCGTCATGGTCGTCTCGGACGGCCCGTACAGGTTGACGAGTTCCTTGGTGTCACCGAACAGCCCGCGCCACCAGGCGACGTCCGCGGCGCGCACCGGCTCGCCGGCCAGCAGCACGGCCCGCAGCCCGGGCAGCGAGCCCGCGGTGAGTCCGGCGGACCGCAGGGTGCGGAAGACGGTCGGCACACAGTGCAACACCTCGACGGCGCGCTCCTCCAACCACGCGGCGAGCGCGGCGCCGACCGGTACCCCGCCGGATCCGGCCACCTCGACGGTCCCGCCCACGCACAGCGGGAGCAGCGCGTCGCGCAGGAACGCGTCGAAGCCGGGCGAGGTGAGCAGGGAGACCCGGGTACCGGGGCCGACCCGCAGCTCCTCGGCCTCCCAGTCCAGGAAGTGGGCGACGGCGGTCAGGCTGCCCCGGATGCCCTTGGGGCGGCCGGTGGTGCCCGAGGTGAAGTAGACGTACCCGCCGTCGGGGACGCCGAGGGCGCTCCAGTCGTCGACGCGCCACGCCCGCGCGGACCGCGCCTCGGCGCCTACCGCCTCGGCGTCGATCCGTACGGCCTCGCCCGTGTCGCAGCCTTCGAGCGCGGCGCGCCCCGCGGCGTCGCAGACGACGTGGTCGGGTCCCAGGTCCTCCAGGATCGCCGTCCAGCGGGCGGCGGGCTGGCGCACGTCCACCGGGGCGAACGCCCTGCCGGCGGCGGCGCAGGCCAGGATGGTCGCCATGACGGCCACGGGGTCGGCGCAGGCCACCAGCACCGGGCCGCCGCGCGCAGGTCCCTCGCCGGCCGCGAGGGCGGCCCGCAGACCGGACGCGAACTCGGCGAGTTCCCGACGGCTCCAGACGCGGTCGGGGGTGGTGACGGCCGGGGCCCGGCCGTCACCCTCCACCTGTCCGGCCCAGCGGTCCAGGATCTTCGTGTGGCTCACAGCTCTCCGTTCGTGATCCGTCGCGCCACGACCGACAGCGGGTCGATGGCAGGGAATTCGTCCGCTCGGCCCGACTCCTCGATCGCCCGGGTCACCAGGTGGAGTTCGGTGCACGCGGCGACGTACGCGTTCACGCCGTAGCGCGACAGGGCGGCGCGCAGGAAGTCCACCGTCGCCGCGGGGTCGTCGCCGCGCTTGATCCGGTACACCTCCCGGTGGAGGGCCTCCTGGTCGGCCGGATCCAGCAGCACCAGCCGGTGCGCGGACTCGGCCGCGCGCGGGCCGGAGGTGAGGATGCCCGCCTGGGCGGTGCCGCGGGTGCAGAGCAGCAGGTGCGGCTCGTCCGCGCGGGCCAGTTCCTCGTGGATGATCTCGACCAGCGAGATGCACCGCTTGGCGAGTTCGGGCGGCAGGTGGTCCAGTACGTGATGCGCGGTCACACAGGCGATGACGACGCGTTCGGCGCCGGCGCCGACCAGTGCGCGCACCGCCGTCTCCACGGCTCTCAGCAGCGTTCCCAGTTCGCCCCGGCCGATGGCCTCGGTGCGGTCGACCACGGCAGGGTCCGACCAGAGCAGGATCCGGGGCGTGTCCTGTTCGGCCTGCCCGGCGCAGGACCGGTAGACGGTCCGCAGCAGTTCCGTGGAGGCCAACGGCCCCATGCCGCCGACGACGCCGACGAGCGGATGGGAGGGGAGGCCCGGAGCGGGGGAGGGCGGACAGCCACCCCCGTCGTCGGAGGTGGAGCGGGTCATCCGAGACACGGCAGATCGAACTCCTCGACGAAAAGCGCGAACGTCGCGACGAGCATCAGGTAATCGGTGTCGAGGTGCGCGTGCACCTGACGGCTCTGGTCGCGCTGGCGGCGCACGAGAGCGGCGACCGTGTCCGGGTTGAAGTACCCCTGCTTGCGGACGACCGCCGGTGACAGCAGCTCCTCGAACCAGTCGGCCTCGCCCCCGAGGAGGTGGCTGCTGGTCTGGCCGCGGAAGCCGAACTTGGGGCGCGCCAGGACCTCGTCCGGGACCCGGCCCCGGGCCACCCGGCGCAGGACGGCCTTCTCCCGGCCGTGGGCGACCAGCAGCTCGGGCGGCAGCGCGGTGGCCTGGTCGACCACGGCGCGACCCAGGAACGGGAACCGCAGCTCGACGCTGTTGGCGAGGGACATCCGGTCGCCGTGGTCACCCAGCAGGTGGTCGGCGAGCCGCAGGTGGAAGTCCAGGTAGGACCGCTGGTGCAGCGGGTGACGTCCCCTCAGCATGTCCGGCTCGACGAGGCGTTGCGTGGTGACGGAGAACCCGTCGAAGGCGTCGGCGAGATCGTCGGCGTACAGGTCGCGGCGGAACTCGTGGGCGGGCAGCTGGTCCTGCTCGTACCCGATGTCGAGTCCCCACATCCGGTGCCGGATCTCCCGCTCCAACTCGGCGTCCAGGCCGCTGAGACGGCTTCCGCCGAGGCCCGCGGCGTCGAAACGGTATCCGGGGTAGCCGCCGAAGAGTTCGTCGGCGCCCTCGCCGGTCAGGACGGCGACCGTGCCGTCGTCCCGCACGGCCGCCGAGAGGAGCATGGAGCTGACGTTGTACGACTCGCGGACCGGTGTCTCGCTGTGCCGGACCATGGCGGTGAACCGCCGGGCCAGGTCCGTGTGTCGGATCGGCACCTCGTGGTGATCGGTGCCCAGTCGGCCGGCGACGAGCCGCTGGTGCGGGCTCTCGTCGAAGTCGTGGTCGGGGAAGACGGCGGAGTAGCTGGGCCAACGGTGCCCGGGGCGCGCGGCGGCCGCGAAGGCGCCGATGAGGCTGGAGTCCAGGCCGCCGCTCAGGTACAGGCCGACCGGGACGTCGGCCGCGAGCCGGGTGCCGACCGATTCCTCCAGCAGCGTCTCCAGGTGCCGCGCGGTTTCGTCCAGTCGCCCGTCGAGGGCGTCGGCCGGGACCGGCTCCAGATCGCCCGCCTGCGGGAAGTCCAGGTCCCAGTACCGTTCGACGCGCACGCCGGAGGAGTCGGCGACGAGCCGTTCACCGGGGCGCAGGGCGTGGATCCCCTCGAACATGGTCCGCGGGCTGACCAGGCCCGGCAGGGTCATCACCTGGTCCAGGCCGCGCAGATCCACCTCGGGACGTACGGCGGGATGGCGCAGAATCGCCTTGATTTCCGAGCCGAAGACGAGGAGGCCGTCCACGACCGTGTAGAAGAGCGGCACGATGCCGGCATGGTCGCGCGCCAGCAACAGCCTCCCGGCGACCGCGTCGTGCAGCGCGAAGGCGAACTGCCCGTCGAGGTGGGCGGTCAGGTCGTCCCCGTACTCGCGGTACAGGTGGACCAGGACCTCGGTGTCGCACGCGGAGCGGAAACGGTGCCCGCGGGCGTGCAGCACGGAGCGCAATGCGCGGTGATTGTAGATTTCGCCATTGCAGACGGAAACGATGTTTCCGTCCTCCGAGGAATGTGGCTGATTCCCTCGTTCGAGGTCGTTCAGCGCCAATCTGCGAAAGCCGAGCGCAATTCCTTCACGGACGTGAAATCCGGAGTCATCCGGACCGCGGTGAGTCAGGCACGCGGCCATGTCGCCAACGATTTGCCCGCTGGCTGCTTTCGCCCGATCCAGGCAAAATATACCCGCGATTCCACACACTTCGATAGTCCCCGTTCACACCTGCCCAGTCAACAAAACGGCAGGTCAAGCTGTTTTGCCAGATGAGCTTGGTTCATGAATGAATTTCATGAAACCTTATTCCCCGACCCGCACGCTACCAGGGGGGCACCGTCCCTCCGCAAGACCGCCAGGCATCTTCTTCGCAAATTGTGAGAACGCACTCACTGGCTTGCCAACTCATCCGGCAATAAGCTCGGAAGACGGGCCGTCAAGCCTGTCGACATCACCTCGAACATGAAGGACGGTGCGCCGTGATCGGCCATCTGAACGCCCCCAGGTCCGACCGGAGCCGATGGACGCCGTGGGACTCCGCGCCGGATCCGGACGACACCGCCGGACCGGTCCGTGTCTACTGTCTGCCCCACGCGGGAGGTTCGGCCGGCTCCTACCTGCCCTGGGCGCGTGGTCAACACCAGCCCGGCCTACGGTTCGTTCCGGTGGAGCTGCCCGGCCGAGGCACCCGACTCGCCGAGGAACCGTTGCGCTCCATGGACCAGGTCGTCGACGGACTCCTCGACGTACTCGCCCACCGGCCGGCGGACGAGCGGTTCATGCTCTTCGGCCACAGCATGGGCTCGCAGATCGCCTACGAGACGGCCCGCCGGCTCGCCGCCGAGGAACTGCCCCTGCCGGTCTCCGTGATCGTCTCCGGCGGCAGGCCCCCGGGCGCACCGGCCGTGGCGACGCTCCACGACCTCAACGACGACCGACTGATGAAGGGGATCGTCGAACTCGGCGGCACACCCGCCGAAGTGCTGGAGCATCAGGACCTGGTAGACCTGCTGCTGCCGGTGATCCGCGCCGACCTGACGCTGCTCGCCGACTACACGACACGGGTGCGCCCCACCGTCCTGCCCTGCCCCGTCGTGGCGCTGGGCGGCGCGGACGACAAACTGGCCGGACCGGAGTGGATCAGCGGCTGGCGTTCGACGACGGCCGCCCGCTTCCGCCACCGGATCCTGCCCGGCGACCACTTCTTCCTGCACACGCACCGCGCCGAGGTGATCGCCGAACTGGCCGCCGAGGCCGCCGACCGGGACGCCCCGGGCCACGGCTGACCGTCGTTCACCGCGCGCAGGCGCGGTCGAGTTCCGGCCACCGGCCGTCCGGGCCCGCTCCAGGGCCCCGGACGGCCGGTCCCCGGGCCGGGGGTCCTCGCGGACCGCCGCGCACCGTTCGTGCCCCGGGGCGAACACCCCGCGTCCCGTCGTACTCATCGGACCTCCCTCCGCTCCAGCGCCGCGGCGAGGATCCGCCCGATCTCGTCGATCGGGCCGGGATCGGCCAGCTCCAGGTGCCGGGCGTCGATCGGATGATCCTCGATGCGTCCCACGACGTGGTTCACCCAGCTCTGCGGACCCGCCACGGACTGCCCCGCCCCGGCACCGGGGCCGTCGTAGGCGAACTCGGCGGTGGCGGTGAACGTCAACAGCCCGCCGTCGAGCACCCTCGGGAACCAGCGCGCCATCAGCTCGCCGTGGTAGCGGCAGGTGTCCAGCATCACGGCCAACTGGGCCGCGTCACGCGGCGCCGACGCGCCCAGCGCGGGCGCGAGCAACCTCAGCAACTCCTCCGCGTCCGGGGTCCACCTCCCGTCGGCCGCCGCCTCCATGCGCTCACGGGGCGCGCGCACCGCGTCGAGGAGGCGGAGCAGCACCTCGCCCTCGGTGACCGTTCCCTGCCGCACATCGGCAGCCGTGGGGGCCGTACTGTCCATCAGCGCGACCAGGTCGACGCTCTCGCCGCTCTCCTTCAGCTGGATCGCGATCTCGTGCACGAGCACCCCGCCGAACGACCATCCCAGCAGCCGGTACGGGCCGTTGGGCCGCACCTCGCGGATGCGCCGCGCGTACTCCGCCGCGAGCGCGCCCATGTCGGCGGGACGTTCCCCTCCGCCGGCCGGCCCGATGCCCTGCAACGCGTACACGGGCTGATCGGGGCCGAGGCCGCGCAGCAACCCCGCGTACCCGAACCCGTCGCCCACCACCGGGTGCACGCAGAACAGCGGGGGCCGCGAGCCCTGCGCCCGCAGTGCCAGCAGCGGCTCCCACGCCGGGAGCGCCGCCTCCTGGTCGGCCGACGGCGCGGCGGCGGGCAACTGCGGACCCGGCACCGTCACCGGGTCGATCGCCGCGGGTGCCGTGGACGCCGGGCCGGTCGAGAGGCCGGTCATCCCCGACAGCCGCTCGGCGATCAACCGGGGGGTGGGGCAGTCGAACAGGGTCCGGATCGGCAGGTCCACGCCCAGCTCGGCCCGGATCCCCTCCGCCAGCCGCACCATCAGCAACGAGTGACCGCCCAGCAGGAAGAAGTCGTCGTCGGGCCGGACCACGGGCACGTCGAGCAGATCGGCGAAGAGCGTGGTCAGGGTCTTCTCCAGCGGGGTCCGCGGCTCCCGGGCGGCCGAGTCCCCGACGACCGCCGCCGGATCGGGCAGCGCGGCCCGGTCCAGCTTGCCGTTGGCCGTCACCGGGATCGCGTCCAGGGGCACGTACGCCGTCGGCACCATGTGCTCGGGCAGCCTGCCCCGCAGATGCGTGCGCAGCTCCTCGGCGCCCGGCGCCGCGCCGCCCGGGGCGGGCACGAGGTAGGCGACGATGCGGGACGCGGCGCGCGGGTCCTCGCGTACGACCACGGCGCAGGAGCCGACCGCCGGGTGCTCGCGGAGCACCGCCTCGATCTCCCCCAACTCGATGCGGAAGCCACGGACCTTGACCTGTCCGTCGACCCGGCCCTGGTACTCGATGACCCCGTCGGCCCGCAGCCGCGCGAGGTCACCCGTGCGGTACATGCGGGTGCCGGGGGCGCCGTGCGGGTCCGCGACGAACCGTTCGGCGGTCAACGCGGGCCGGTCCAGGTAGCCGCGGGCCAACTGCACGCCCGCCAGGTAGAGGTCACCGGTGACCCCCGGCGGCACCGGCTGGAGTTCGGCGTCCAGCACGTAGACGCGGGTGTTCCACACCGGCCGGCCGATCGGCACGGGCCGGCTCGGATCGTCGTCCGGGCCGCAGGCCCACGCGGTCACCTCGATCGATGCCTCGGTCGGGCCGTACAGGTCCACCAGCAGCACGTCGGGCAGCACCTCACGGAACCGGCGCGCGGTCGCCGACCCCAGCGCCTCGCCACTGGCGACGACCAGGCGCAGCGACCGGCAGCGACCGGCGTCGGGATCCTGGAGGAAGGCGTCCAGCATGGAGGGCACGAACTGCGCCACGGTGATCCGCTCCTCGCGGATCAGCCGGGACAGGTAGGCGGGATCACGGTGCCCCTCGGGCTTGGCGACGACCAGCGTGGCACCCGTGGTCAGCGGCCAGAAGAACTCCCAGACCGACACGTCGAAGCTGGACGGGGTCTTCTGCAACACCCGGTCGACGGACGTCAGCCGGTACTCCTCCTGCCCCCAGCGCAGCCGATTGGCGACGCCCTCGTGCGGGACGACGACCCCCTTGGGGCGCCCGGTGGAGCCGGAGGTGTAGATCACGTACGCGGGATCGGAGGGGGACGGGCCGACCGGTTCGCGGACGGCGGACCCGTCGCCGGCCGGCTCGTCCGTCGCCCCGGCCCACGGGTCCACCACGGTGAGGCCCTCGGGCACCCCCAGGGCGTCGGCGGTCCGCCCCGCCGCGACGAGCGCGGCCGGCCGGGCGTCGGCCAGCATGAACGCCAGCCGCTCCGCCGGGTAGTCCGGATCGAGCGGCACGTGCGCGCCGCCCGCCCGGTGGACGGCGCACAGGGCGGCGACCAGTTCGACCGAGCGGGGCAACGCCACCGCGACCCGGCTCCCGGGGCCGACCCCGGCGGCCGTCAGCCGCCGGGCGAGGGCGTCCACCCGGCCGTCCAGTTCGGCGTAGCTCACCGCGGCGCCCTCGAAGACCACGGCGGTGGCCTCGGGCGTCCGGGCGATCTGCTCGGCGACCGCGTCGGCGAGGGTGGTCGGCGGCAGTTCCCGCCGGGTGTCGTTCCACTCCTCCAGGATCCGGGTCCGCTCCTCGTCGGCGAGCAGCCCGACCCGGCTCAGCGGCAGGTCCGGATCTGCCGCCACGGCGGTGAGCAGCCGGGCCAGCCGGTCGGCGAGGGCGGCGGCGGTGGACTCGTCGAAGAGGTCGGCCCGGTACTCGACGGAACCGACCAACGCGCCCGCCGTGCCGTCCGTCGCCGGCTCCGCGCCCAGCGTGAACGTCAGGTCGAACTTGGCCGGGGCGAGGCCCACTTGCATGCCCCGCGTCGAGACGCCCGGAATGTCGAGGGACGTCTCCACGGCCTGGTTCATCACCAGGGCGACCTGGAAGAGCGGGTGACGGCCGGGCGAGCGCGCCGGGTTGACGAGGTCCACCAGCCGTTCGAAGGGCAGGTCCTGGTGCGCGTACGCGGCGAGGTCGGTCTCCCGCACCCGCCGCAGCAGCTCCCGGAACGTCGGGTTGCCCTCGGTGCGGGTGCGCAGGACCAGGGTGTTGACGAAGAACCCGACGAGTTCGCCCAGCCCCTCGTCGAGCCGCCCGGCCACCGGCGTGCCCAGCGGGATGTCGGTACCGGCTCCCAGTCGGGTCAACAGGCCCGCGAGGCCCGCCTGGACGGCCATGAAGAGACTGGCGCCCTCACCGCCGGCGAGCTCCACCAGGGCGCGGTGCACCGAGGCGTCGACCCGCAGCGGCACGACCCCGCCCGCGTGTCCCGTCGCGGCGGTACGACGCCGGTCCACCGGCAGCGCGATCTCCTCCGGCAGCCCCCGCAGGGCCTCGCTCCAGTGGGCCCACTGCTCGGCGGCCAGGGAACGCGGATCCTGGTCGTCCCCGAGCAGGGCGTGCTGCCACAGGGTGTAGTCGGCGTACTGCACCGCGAGCGGCGTGCCGCGGTCGGGCTCCCCACAGGCCAGCCGGGCCCGGTACGCGGCGCCCAGGTCGCGGGCGAGCGGCCCCAGGGACCAGGCGTCACAGGCGATGTGATGGATGGTCAACAGCAGTACGTGCCGCTCGGGCGCGATCCTGAACACCCGTGCCCGGACCGGCGGTCGGTGGGCCAGGTCGAAGGGCTCCGAGGCGGCCGCCGCCAGCACCGCGTCGAGCGCGGCGCCGTCGGCGTCGTCCGGGCGCAGCGGCAGCACGTCGAGCAGCGGCGGCAGCCGGCGCGGGTCGAGGACCAGCTGCCGGGGCGCACCGCCGTCGTCCGGGAAGACCGTGCGCAACGACTCGTGCCGTTCGACGACATCGCCGAGGGCGGCCGCCAGGGCCCCGATGTCGATCGGCCCGTCGAGCCGCAGGGGGAGCGGGATGTGATA
This region of Streptomyces sp. NBC_00513 genomic DNA includes:
- a CDS encoding non-ribosomal peptide synthetase, with translation MQGEADRSTGIPLSYAQLALWFNDRLQDGDASYHMPVAMRLTGIVDVDALRAALDDVIGRHAALRTVFPERDGTPYQHVLDPAEVVTPLTVAEADEEELPELIAAACRVLFDLTADPLLRLHVFVLGPREHVVLMVQHHIAGDGWSMAPLARDLSAAYLARSQGREPVWAPLQASYADYALEQRESLGDLEDPDSGISGRLGYWSKALDGIPDCLELPTDRPRPAVKTFEGDYFPWEISAELHRELLALTRTCRVSLFMLVQAALATVLTRSGSGTDIPIASPTAGRMDERYDDVVGYFVNPLVLRVDTSGDPTFRELLKRVRRVDLQGFSHQEMPIERLITALNPPRSLGWHPLFQVMLAFQNLPKAELVFPGVDIEFVEADPGGARFDLSFNVMERRDDDGGPGGLTCFVEYSSDLFDLAGAEALMSRLTLLLEAVAGDPDQRIGSIDLLTPEDRAALPAAWNGPALPSGAGAPPDVTFHRAFEERAAADPDRIAVVAGATRLTFAEVNARANRLARELVRRGAGPERYVVLMATRDADVLVSLLAILKSGAAYVPVAVDTPGERLAGLLDTVRPVCVIVSGACVEAPWDHPAACAIDDPLVTAAVAAHPSHDLTDADRTGPTGPGDAAYVIHTSGSTGTPKGVVVEHRSLTNLMRHHRARLVRPGTPDGLDVALVASLTFDTSWEPLFWMLEGHRLHLLCDEVRLDPAALVAYVRRERVAFLDLTPTYVAPLIAAGLLDGDAHRPEVLMLGGEAVGPDLWTRLAAVPGVAVHNYYGPTETTVDALACALGDSATPVIGRPIDGVRAYVLDEFLRPAPVGVRGELYLAGVQVARGYLGRAALTAERFVADPYGPPGARMYRTGDLARLRRDGRVEYLGRADEQVKIRGFRIEPGEIEAVLEQYPGIVQAAVVVRGDSPDDRFLAGYLALAPGAVPDPAELRAHLARRLPDYMIPAAYSHLDALPLTSSGKLDRAALPEPEVRISEGPGRAPEGPAETALCALFAEVLRMPEVGPDQDFFTLGGHSLLAMRLISRIRTVTGADLTVRSVFEARTPAGLARLVGADGPGGGERRRPALLPAERPDRIPLSYAQRRLWFLQRLDRESPAYHIPLPLRLDGPIDIGALAAALGDVVERHESLRTVFPDDGGAPRQLVLDPRRLPPLLDVLPLRPDDADGAALDAVLAAAASEPFDLAHRPPVRARVFRIAPERHVLLLTIHHIACDAWSLGPLARDLGAAYRARLACGEPDRGTPLAVQYADYTLWQHALLGDDQDPRSLAAEQWAHWSEALRGLPEEIALPVDRRRTAATGHAGGVVPLRVDASVHRALVELAGGEGASLFMAVQAGLAGLLTRLGAGTDIPLGTPVAGRLDEGLGELVGFFVNTLVLRTRTEGNPTFRELLRRVRETDLAAYAHQDLPFERLVDLVNPARSPGRHPLFQVALVMNQAVETSLDIPGVSTRGMQVGLAPAKFDLTFTLGAEPATDGTAGALVGSVEYRADLFDESTAAALADRLARLLTAVAADPDLPLSRVGLLADEERTRILEEWNDTRRELPPTTLADAVAEQIARTPEATAVVFEGAAVSYAELDGRVDALARRLTAAGVGPGSRVAVALPRSVELVAALCAVHRAGGAHVPLDPDYPAERLAFMLADARPAALVAAGRTADALGVPEGLTVVDPWAGATDEPAGDGSAVREPVGPSPSDPAYVIYTSGSTGRPKGVVVPHEGVANRLRWGQEEYRLTSVDRVLQKTPSSFDVSVWEFFWPLTTGATLVVAKPEGHRDPAYLSRLIREERITVAQFVPSMLDAFLQDPDAGRCRSLRLVVASGEALGSATARRFREVLPDVLLVDLYGPTEASIEVTAWACGPDDDPSRPVPIGRPVWNTRVYVLDAELQPVPPGVTGDLYLAGVQLARGYLDRPALTAERFVADPHGAPGTRMYRTGDLARLRADGVIEYQGRVDGQVKVRGFRIELGEIEAVLREHPAVGSCAVVVREDPRAASRIVAYLVPAPGGAAPGAEELRTHLRGRLPEHMVPTAYVPLDAIPVTANGKLDRAALPDPAAVVGDSAAREPRTPLEKTLTTLFADLLDVPVVRPDDDFFLLGGHSLLMVRLAEGIRAELGVDLPIRTLFDCPTPRLIAERLSGMTGLSTGPASTAPAAIDPVTVPGPQLPAAAPSADQEAALPAWEPLLALRAQGSRPPLFCVHPVVGDGFGYAGLLRGLGPDQPVYALQGIGPAGGGERPADMGALAAEYARRIREVRPNGPYRLLGWSFGGVLVHEIAIQLKESGESVDLVALMDSTAPTAADVRQGTVTEGEVLLRLLDAVRAPRERMEAAADGRWTPDAEELLRLLAPALGASAPRDAAQLAVMLDTCRYHGELMARWFPRVLDGGLLTFTATAEFAYDGPGAGAGQSVAGPQSWVNHVVGRIEDHPIDARHLELADPGPIDEIGRILAAALERREVR